DNA from Papio anubis isolate 15944 chromosome 1, Panubis1.0, whole genome shotgun sequence:
ctaccttCTGTCTTTATGCctgttctgaacatttcatataaatggaatcatacagtatgtggtcttttgtatCTGACGTCTGTCATTTAGCatgtttacaaagcactttcctactgtagcatgtattagtacttcattttttttgctTGAAAAATATTGCAGTGTatgaatatactacattttgtttatgcattcgtTGATGAAGATTGAATTGTTTCTAATTTGTGGCTTTTATGACTACTGTTTCCATGAACATTTACATACACAGTTTGTATGgctatgctttcatttctcttgggtgtatatACCTAGAATTTATAATCGTTGTATGTTGTTACTGCTGCTCCTGTTTGTTCGTTTAGTGATTTTCTGATCTGATTCTGTaaaatctgtattcttttttatatatggcTACTGAAATCTCTCTTTGGTTAGCTTAATGATCAGCTAATGATTAGATAAAAATTTCCTTAAATGCCCTGATCTAATAAGTCTTCCATCCTTTGCTGATGGGCTCTGTGTGATGTTGGGGTACATCCTCAGTGCTCCAACAGGCAGTTGtaactctgccttagccttcacttcctgcttgtgCAGAGCCTCAAAATCTGCCAATGATGAGAAATTATGgccctttcagtttttttctcagGCAAACACACAACCctgcatttgtttctgtcctttcTGAGTCCTAGAAATACATCAGAGCTTTCCAAAGACCCCTCTGGAAATGGTATTTCCTAATGTTTCCTTTTAAGTGTCTTGGTCAGCTTTTTGTTTACCCAACTTTCACTGCTGCTTCAGGTAGTTGGGATGTTAGACAGttgccactgatttttttttttttttttaaacaaatgcccTGAGGAGAAGGCTGTTTGCAGGAGTAAGCTGTGAGTCAGGTCATGTAAAAACCAGGCTTGTGAGTGGAGGTTCCTAGAGAACTGCTAGACATGTAAAATAATGACAGTTCTCTCATGGTAAGATTTTCAGGGAGCTCTAAACTCTTCTGCTCCTCTGTTCTCCCCACCCCAATGACCCAGTGGTTGTTAAGCTCCTTGTTTTCTCAGCTCTGTGATCATGAGGCTGTTGGTTTTCAAGGCTGCCATGGAGCTGGACAAAGGGAAATGGATATAGGACAACTTAAAAAGCCACAAATCTCACATTTCTTACTGAGATTCagccatttttcttgaataaaccgTCTTCAGATTGTTGCAAGCCTTTGGTGAATTTCCAAAGTTGATTTTCACAGtttttgctggtattttattgttttatggaATAATAGATTTTTGGAGTTTATTTTGAAAGTGCCTAACTTTTCTATTTGTCAttgatatttacaaaatattagaCATGTaacatatttttgtcttcttttacttcttttgtagctgggtgtggtggtgcgcacctgtaatcccaggtactcaggaggccgagacaggagactcacttgaacctgggaggcagagattgcagtgaaccaagactgagccactgcactccagcctgagtgacagagtgagactctgtctcaaaaaatatatatatacatagagagagggagagaggaaagatctatctcaagttatttttattgctgaacacTAATAGGGgcttaatattattatatagccaataaacacatgaacgAATTTTTGTGTTCATACTTTATTTATCATATATGCAGAATTTATTGACCATTTACTCTTTACTAGGTAGTAGGGTAGAGCTAAATAAGGTATGGTCACTATTTCAAGAAGCTCTCAGTTTACTGggcaagattaagaaaaaaaatcaacaactatAAGAATGTGTTGTGATAGAAAAATCTAGTAGCTGtagaatttttatctttgtaCATATCCTCAAGGCCTGACACACCATTATTTCCTACTTGGACTATTGCAACTAGCTTCACCatcatcatttttatcttttcaatttattttctatacCACAAACAAAATGATCTTTACAGAATGATAATTAGGTTATGttaccctgtctctttaaaatccTTCAATGATTTTCATCAACCACCAGTTCAAATCATGAGATTTCCTTTTTATAGCCTACAATTCTTAGAAATATCTGATTTCTTTTGGCACTCCATCTCACAGCTCATTCTGCTTTCATGATATTGAGCTCATTCCAGTTCCTAGAGCACAGCACAACTCTTCTTTGTCTCATGGTCTTTGCAcatattgtttcttttgctgggaATATCTGTTCCGCAACTCTTTGCATAATTGACTTCAGATCATTCTAGTGTCTGCTTAAATATTACTCAGAGTGGCTTCCCTGATCACCTGCCTCTCATTCTAAATTATATACTCTCATTTTACTCTATGCAATTTCTTTTGCAGTCTTTATCACAGGATTtgcatatttgtatatttgtaactatattttatgtatatttgtttaatcTCTATTCAGCTAAAATATAATCTTTGTGAGGAATGTTTCTTTTTATCCATAGTATGTCCTcagtaaatattcaaaaataaattaatcagtGAATAGAAGACATTCAGTCAAAATATGTCTTCATCTGAACTTACGGGATGCCCAATTCTACCAGGTAGTAATGCCTGAACAATCTCGAAGGAGTAGTTTGTGTTAGATGAAAATGGTTTGATATTCTAGAATAACAATAGTAACATCAAGCGCAAAGGCCCAGAAGTGTGGGAAAATAAGGCTTAGGAGAGCAGTTCTCAAAATTTTTGATTTCAAAATCTTGTAACTCTTAAAACTTATTGAGGACCTTAAgggggattttttaaaatgcaggttatatctatcaatatttactgtattagaattaaaactgagaaattaagaaaatatttaatttacttaaaaataactataaaccCACTACATGTTAAATAATACATCTTTCATGAAAAATCaccatattttccaaaaaaaattgtgagaagAATGACTTTATATCAAAGACAGCTAGGTTCTCATACCTTCTTCATTCAATCTGTTGCATTATTTTGTATTAGTTGAAGTGTGTAAAGAAGGTCTGACCTCACTCAGATAAGTggttgggaaagaaaaaaagtgtatttattattattaacaccAACTTTATCAGAAAGTCTTTAAGTATTGAGAAGCTGTGAAACTCATACAAATCATACAAAAGTTTTGCTtgaaagcttgaattttatcattaGCAACAAATATTGCTGGTTGTTTTCCTTAAAGCGATGGGCtcgcttttttcatttttgagaaaatgtcggCCAAATGCCAAGTCTTAATAACCATAGTTATTCAAGGGTAGTGGGTAATTAACTTGCTTAggatcacatagctagtaagtggcagagctaggtcTAGAGACCAGATCTTTTGATTATATTCTATTATGTTGCCCTATGTCTAAATTATTTGGACTTGCCAAAGCGTGTCTTACAATAGTGTATTGTGGTGTTTTTCCTAGAGAGCATGAATGGTTTAAACAAGATTTGCCCAGTTACTTATTTCCTGAAGACCCTTCCTATGATGCTAACGTCATTGATGATGAGGCTGTGAAAGAAGTGTGTGAAAAATTTGAATGTACAGAATCAGAAGTAATGAACAGTTTATATAGTGGTGACCCTCAAGACCAGCTTGCAGTGGCTTATCATCTTATCATTGACAATCGGAGAATAATGAACCAAGCCAGTGAGTTCTACCTCGCCTCTAGTCCTCCGTCTGGTTCTTTTATGGATGATAGTGCCATGCATATTCCCCCAGGCCTGAAGCCTCATCCAGAAAGGATGCCACCTCTTATAGCAGACAGCCCCAAAGCAAGATGTCCATTGGATGCACTGAATACGACTAAGCCCAAATCTTTAGCCGTGAAAAAAGCCAAGTGGCATCTTGGAATCCGAAGTCAGAGCAAACCATATGACATTATGGCTGAAGTTTACCGAGCTATGAAGCAGCTGGATTTTGAATGGAAGGTAGGAAATTATAATGTAATAAGATCATTGTAGAAGCCATTTTTCTATATTGTAAGCAGCTCTGAGCTCCTGAGTTGAGTATTAAGCCCATCTTTTTCTAGTAATATGCCatgcacattaaaaacaaaacaaataacctctGTAAGGATGAAAAGTGGTTGATACTGGGAACCAACATATTTTGAATTATAGTGGTGTTCTTGGTcaagaaaaaaagtaatcaaCTAGAAACCTTCTGAGAAAATAGCTTACCAGTTTCAGCATACATCATAGCAATGAAAAATCATGAGTGTCTTCAAAGATAGtatgtttttactttctctttttttgggggaggttttttttttcttttcttttctttttagggaACAGAGGCAGGTGGTTGTAATAGCTAGTGGTCAGTACAAATTATATCAGGACATATTTATTCAGTCAGTTAACACTTTTCTCCAAGTTGTGATATTCTCTCTTATTTAGCTAGTGCTTTTAATACTTATAGTATATTTTCCTTACTCTCACGCCACagtttgcttttcttaaaaattagtgCTCAATTTCATTTCAGTTCTATTTGAATATATGTGTGGGGAGGGGCATTTTTTTCTTCGGTATGCCTTTCACTCTTGTTCTTTTCTTGAGGATTGTGAActtttaaaggaagaagaaaaatgtgcaaaCTTACCACATAAATATGCATTTGACATGTTCAAATAAAtcagtcattttcattttattatctgtacatgaaataaatattttcttaaaatcatttaaaaaacatctCTTTGTTTTGAAGCAGTCGTAtttagttaaaaaagaaatgttaacatttttaaaattctgtactGAAACATTTTTGAAACTAGTACCACAGATGTTTTGAAAATCCAGAACCTTCAatgcagtgtttttttgtttgttttgttgttgttgtttgtttatttttttgagacagagtctcactctattgcccaggctggagtgcagtggtgcagtcttggctcactgcaacccaggGTCAggctatcctctcacctcagcttccctcgtagctgggactacaggcgcctgccaccacactcagctgatttttttggtatgcttttgtagagatggggttttaccatgttgcccaggccggtctcaagctcctgggctcaggcagtccacccacctttgcctcccaaagtgttggaattacaggcatgagccaccatgcctggtcctctTTGTTCCTTCTACTCCACAAGCATCCATGAACATGGTTCAAGCAGAGACTGGGCAACCAAATTATAATTGATGTTTTAGAGTTGATGCTTATCTAGAGTGAAAGCTAGACCCGATGTAATCTCtgggttctctttttcttttatatttcacttttttcttcagtACCCCAAATTTATTTAAGTAGCTTTTCCTTTAAATCTTAATTGCCATACAATACTGCTAGTGGGgattaaataaatactaaagtAAACTACcagtaatataaaaaaattattcagatatTCCTTTCCTACCTCACCCCTATTAATTACTTATTTTGACCTTTTTTGCATAAAAAGGGAGATATTTTGtagttgattatttttattgatttttcactTTAGGTAGTGAATGCATACCATCTTCGTGTAAGAAGAAAAAATCCAGTGACTGGCAATTACGTGAAAATGAGCTTACAACTTTACCTGGTTGATAACAGGAGCTATCTTTTGGACTTTAAAAGCATTGATGGTAAGGAAGCTATGCATTGCATGAGCTCTGAGAAGATAAAACTTGGCACTAGTTGACCAGATGTTAAAATCATCTCGAAGACATCCGGTGGGTAGGTCATGCACTGGTTTTTAAGTAATCTTAGACTTAACCAAAATGTAAGTGAAGTGAAAAGGATGAGAGACATGTTGAATACCTCTTACCTGGCGTCTTTCCACAAGAAGTATCTCCGTGGCATAAAAGAATCATTTGAAGTATTGGCCATGGAGCACAAGTAAGGAACAACAGGGAAGTaggtttcactttttaaaattaactgattTGTCAGATTCTTTGTCACATTTCtccattcatattttattagTTAGTATTGTAGTGTCTAAACTTTCCCCTTCATCACCTTTCCTCATCCTGGGTGGCCAGGGTGACCAAATAGGTCTCCATTGGGATTTGGGTTGGATTTAGGTACTCATGGCAATCAAGGAGCCAGAGGCGTCAGGGAAAATTGTCATGTCCAAGAACTTAGTGTGTGCTAAGAATTAAACTTGGGTAAACCAAATCTGATTATTCATTTCAGAGGCCCAAGTGGGATAAAACCAGAATAAACCAAGGGTCAGGTGCTGGATGGAACAAAAATGGAACTGAGTTTAGAGTTAGGGAAGTTGTTTTAAACaaagtatttacattttactcTTGAACTACCATCAAATATGTACGGTAGCGTTTATATGGATCCCAGACCTCTTTCATCGAAATTACATGTTGTTATTAAAACACAGATCCCTGTGTTTTGGTCCTGGGAATCATAGAATCTCCAGTTTTAACAAGATTTCTCTCACTTTACCCCCCACTTCCCCAAGGCAATATATGatggtaacttttatttttaccttaatgattttttttttgttgatatgCTAGAAGAAAATAAGTTGTCAAGGATATGCTTTCTTCACATGAAGAGATATCAGTTTGATTGATGCCAGTATCAATGCCCAGTACTCCGATTTGAGAAGGACTTAGAGGCCACATTTTGGCTGTGTGCACGTGTTGTGATTGGTAGCGATGTTTGTTATGATTGTTGGAAGGAAGAGGACTGTGCTTCTAAAACACTGAAACATGACATTCATTATTAAGTTGCCTTTGCTCAGATGTGTTTACTTAATATTCTGAATATCATAAATTCATAGGAAGGGCTTGGGCATATatacttttcatataaattgCTCTTCTTTGGTACATTTCAGACGAAGTAGTGGAGCAGAGGTCTGGTTCCTCAACACCTCAGCGTTCCTGTTCTGCTGCTGGCTTACACAGACCAAGATCAAGTTTTGATTCCACAACTGCAGAGAGCCATTCACTTTCTGGCTCTCTCACTGGCTCTTTGACCGGAAGCACATTGTCTTCAGTTTCACCTCGCCTGGGCAGTCACACCATGGATTTTTTTGAAATGTGTGCCAGTCTGATTACTACTTTAGCCCGTTGATCTGTCTCTAGTTTCTTTCTGTTATTGCACTATGAAAATCAgatatattctttaaatttttatcttacttttggATAATATCCACTGCAATACTAACTGAGAGACGTGAATTATATCCAGGGGACACACAATACTATTGAaattactgaaaacaaaatatctgaCATCTTATTTACTTGTAGAAATCTGTAATTCTATTGTGCCTATGATAAATTCACATAGGCAGTATCTTTAATAGGTTAATATCGATGAAGATTTTTAATTACAATAATGAGTTCACTACAGATGATTAACACACCACACTGGCGAACCATCTCAATGTAAGGGTGGTTTGGCAACACCTC
Protein-coding regions in this window:
- the PRKAA2 gene encoding 5'-AMP-activated protein kinase catalytic subunit alpha-2, yielding MAEKQKHDGRVKIGHYVLGDTLGVGTFGKVKIGEHQLTGHKVAVKILNRQKIRSLDVVGKIKREIQNLKLFRHPHIIKLYQVISTPTDFFMVMEYVSGGELFDYICKHGRVEEMEARRLFQQILSAVDYCHRHMVVHRDLKPENVLLDAHMNAKIADFGLSNMMSDGEFLRTSCGSPNYAAPEVISGRLYAGPEVDIWSCGVILYALLCGTLPFDDEHVPTLFKKIRGGVFYIPEYLNRSVATLLMHMLQVDPLKRATIKDIREHEWFKQDLPSYLFPEDPSYDANVIDDEAVKEVCEKFECTESEVMNSLYSGDPQDQLAVAYHLIIDNRRIMNQASEFYLASSPPSGSFMDDSAMHIPPGLKPHPERMPPLIADSPKARCPLDALNTTKPKSLAVKKAKWHLGIRSQSKPYDIMAEVYRAMKQLDFEWKVVNAYHLRVRRKNPVTGNYVKMSLQLYLVDNRSYLLDFKSIDDEVVEQRSGSSTPQRSCSAAGLHRPRSSFDSTTAESHSLSGSLTGSLTGSTLSSVSPRLGSHTMDFFEMCASLITTLAR